The nucleotide window AGGCCCTGGGTGTCGGGCCAGACGTGCTGGCGGCGGCGGTCGTCGTCGGAGTGGTCCTCGTGGGGCTGGCGGTGGTCGTCGCCCGGCGACTGCGCCAGTCACCCGGCGAGCGACTCCGGGACGTGTTGCGGGAGTACGACGAGGTGTCGGTCCTGCTGCACCCGGACCCGGACGCGGACGCGATGGCCGCCGGCGTCGGCGTCGCGAAGCTGGCAGACTGGGTCGACACGGAGACGACGATCCAGTACTCCGGGCAGGTGCGGCGCCAGGAGAACCGCGCCTTCCGGACGGTGTTGGACGTCGAGCTGGAGTGTATCGACCACGTCACGGACATCTCTGCGGAGGCGGTCGTCCTCGTCGACCACAACGAACCCCGAGGGTTCGGCGGCGCCGACGGCGTCCTCCCGGCGGTCGTGGTGGACCACCACCCCGGGGACGGCTCCGCCGAGGAGTTCACCGACGTGCGGACGGACTACGGCGCCTCCGCCAGTCTCGTCGCGGAGTACTTCCGGGATCTGAACGCCACCCCGGTGCCGCCGGACCGTCACGACAGCGAGGTGGCGGACCCGGCGCTGCCGACCTGGATCGCCACGGGGCTGTTGTACGGGGTGTTGTCGGACACGGCCCGGCTCACTCGCGGGGCGTCGGACGCCGACTTCGCGGCCGCGGGCTACCTCTCTCCGGGCGTCGACGAGGACCTCCTGTCGCGTATCGCCGACCCGGACGTGTCGACGGAGACGCTGGAGGTGAAGGCCCGAGCCATCGCCGGCCGGGAGATCCAGGGGTCGTACGCCGTCAGCGACGTCGGGTCGGTGTCGAACGCGGACGCTATCCCGCAGGCCGCAGACGAGCTCGTCGGACTGGAGGGGGTGTCGGCGGTGGTCGTCGTCGGCGACAAGGACGGCACGCTCCACCTCTCCGGACGGTCGCGCGACGACCGGGTTCACATGGGTCGAGCGTTGGACGCGGCCGTCGGTGACCTCCCGAACGCCTCTGCCGGCGGCCACGCCCGAATGGGCGGCGGGCGCGTTCCGCCGGCGGTCCAGGCGGACGGCACCCGCGAGGTGACCGCGCCCCGGGGCGAGCAGCTGGAGTCGCGGTTGTTCGACGCGATGGACGGGGAGCTCCAGTGACCGGCGACGGGAGCGGTCGGTGAGTCCGGCGACGGGCGGCGACGAACGGGGCGTTTAATGAGTCCCCGACTCCAGAGACACGGACGTGAGCCACGAGGACTTTCCGACGGAGTCGCCGGCGGTGGTGACGTGTGGGCTGCCGTACGCCAACGGTGACCTCCACATCGGACACCTCCGGACGTACGTCGGCGGCGACGTGTACGCCCGGGCGTTGGAGTCGGTCGGCCAGGAGACGGCGTTCGTCTGTGGGTCGGACATGCACGGCACGGCCATCGCCGTCCTGGCCGAACAACGGGGGGTCGAGCCGGCGGAGCTGGCGACCGGCTACCACGAACAGTACCGGGAGACGTTCCCGGAGTTCGGCGTGGAGTTCGACAGCTACGGCCACACGGACGACGAGACGAACCACGCCACCACCCGGGAGTTCGTCCAGACCCTGATCGACGAGGACCACGTCTACGAACGATCCATCGAGGTGGCGTACGACGTGGCGGCCGATCAGTCGCTGCCGGACCGGTTCGTCGAGGGGACGTGCCCGTACTGCGGCGAGCGAGCCCGCGGCGACGAGTGTGACGACGGCTGCGGTCGACACCTGGAGCCGGGAGAGATCGAGTCGCCGGAGTCGACGATCACCGGCAACCCCGCGGAGTACCGCGAACAGGAACACCGCTTCTTCCGGGTGTCGGAGTTCCAGGAGTACCTCTCGTCGTTCCTCGACCGTCTGGAGGGGACGGCCAACGCTCAGAACCAACCCCGCGAGTGGATCGAAGGGGAACTGCGGGACTGGTGTATCTCCCGCGACATGGACTGGGGTGTCGACTACCCGGGAGACGACGAGGGGACGGACGATCTCGTCTTGTACGTCTGGGTGGACGCCCCCATCGAGTACGTCTCCGCGACGAAACAGTACACGGAGCAGGTCGGCGCCGAGACGTTCGACTGGGGCGAGGCGTGGGGGGTACCCGAGGCCGACGGCGGCTTCGAGCCGTTCGCGTCGCCGGAGACGGCCAACGACGGCGGGGAGATCGTCCACGTCATCGGCCGGGACATCATCCAACACCACACCGTGTTCTGGCCCGCGATGTTGCGGGGCGTGGGCTACGGTGAGCCCCGGGCGGTGATGGCCAGCGGCTTCATGACGCTCGACGGCGAGGGCTTCTCCACCTCGCGTGACCGCGCCGTCTGGGCCCAAGAGTACCTCGAGGAGGGGTTCCACCCGGACCTGTTGCGCTACTACCTCGCCACCAACGGAGCGTTCCAACGGGACGTGGACTTCTCCTGGGAGAAGTTCCGCGAACGGGTGAACACGGAGCTGGTCGGCACGGTCGGCAACTTCCTCTACCGGTCGTTGCTGTTCGCGTACCGCAACTTCGACGGCGTGCCGGACGCGACCGCCTCGGAGCCCGTCCGCGCGGAGATCGAAGACGCCGTAGACGCCGTCCGGGACGGGGTGAACGACTACTCCGTCCGGCAGGTGGGCGAGGCGGTGACGGATCTCGCACGCTTCGGCAACGAGTACATCCAGCGGGAGGAGCCGTGGAACCTCACGGACGACGACCCCGACCGGGCCGCACAGGTGATCTTCGACTGTGTCCAGCTGGCCCGTGCGGTGGCGGTGTTGTTCGAGCCGGTGGCACCCGGGAAGGCGGAGGAGCTGTGGACACAGCTCGACGAGGACGGGTCGGTCCACGACACGACCGTCGAGGACGCGACCCGGGCACCGTCCGGCGACCTCCGGGAGCCGACGGAGCTGTTCGAGAAGATCGAAGACGAGCGGGTCGAGGAACTCAACGAGAAGCTGGAAGAACGGGTGGCCGCCGCGACGGACGGTGACGAGACGGACGGAGACGACGCGGACGCGGCAGAGACGGACGAGACCGAAACTGACGAGACCGCCGCGGCCGACGGCTCGGACGTGACCGATCTCGACCCCGTCGCCGAGGACCGCATCGGCTTCGACCAGTTCCAGGAACTCGACTTGCGTGTCGGGGAGATTCTCGTCGCCGATCCCGTCGAGGACGCGGACGACCTCGTCCGTCTCGAAGTGGACGTCGGCGTCGAGGAACGCCAGATCGTCGCCGGGATCAAACGGCTCCACGACACGGACGACCTGCCGGGCACCCGAGTCGTGATCGTCGCCAACCTGGAGCCGACGGAGCTGTTCGGCCTGGAGTCGAACGGAATGCTGCTCGCGGCCGGCGAGGAGGCGGACCTGTTGACCACCCAAGGGGACGCCGTCCCGGGGACACAGGTGCGGTAGACTACCCGGTCTGCCGTCTGTGCGGTCCGTAGTCTGTGCCGTCACCTCTGTCCGGACGTTTATCCTCCGGGGGAGCGTAAGCGAGGGTATGGAGAGCGTGCGGAAGGGGCTGCGGAGAGGAGATCTGGCGAAGGACAACTACGAGCGGCTCCAGTGCGCGAACTGTGACGAGAACCTGAAGACGGAGAACGACCCGGACGAGGTGTTCACGCGACGGGTCTGTCCGGAGTGTGGCGGGGAGTGGAAGGAGATCGGGTAGCCTACTACTCGAACACTTCGTCGAACTGGCCCGCGCCCATCGGGTCGAACGTGCCCGCAGCGACGTTCTCGCGGAGGTGGTCGACCCGTCTGGCGCCGACGAGCGCCGCCGTCACCGCCGGCGCCGACCGAGCGAAGTTGAGCGCACGCTGTGCCGGCGTGTCACCCTCTAGCCTCGCGTCGACGGCCGGCGGGGTCGACCCCTCCGTCGTCAGCTCCCCCTGTGCGAGGCTGGCGCTCGTGAACACGGACAGCCCCTCGCGGTGGGCGAACTCCAGGGCACTCACCCGGTCGCCGTCGTGGTCGTGGGCGGCGACGGTGAACGCGTCGGCCATCCGGACGTTGAACGGGAGCTGAACGGCCGCGAAGCCGTGGTCGTCGGCGCCGACGGTGTCGGCGGCGGCCCGCGCCCGGGTGAGAATCTCCCCCAGGTCCAGGTGGGCCTCGGCCGACGGCGGGACGCGGAGGGCGTCCCAGGTGGCGACGCCGTACCGGCCCAGGTCGCCGGCGGCGCGGCGCCGCTCCAACAGCTCGAAAGCGGCCTCGATCTGGTCGTAGACGGCCGCACGGTCGCGGACGGCCAACTGCGTCTCCGGGTTGTGGAGGTAGTAACAGTCGACACGGTCGACACCCAGCCGGGACACCGAGCGGTCGAGTTGATCGGCGAGGAAGGCGGGGGTCAGGGCGTGGCTGCCACGCGCCAGGTCGCCGGGCGCCAGGGGGCCGTCGTCGACGAACTCCCGGCGGACGTACGCGGCGGGGTCGTCCGGCCGCTCCCCGTCGAACGGGACGAACCCGCCTTTGGTGGCGACGACGACCGCCTCGCGGGGGGTGTCGCTGTCGGCGAGCGCGTCGCCGACCACCCGTTCGCTGCGGCCGGCGCGGTAGTTGCTCGCGGTGTCGAGGAGGTTCACCCCCGTGCCGAGCGCGGTCTCGAGGCTCTCGCGGTAGCGGTCGTCGTCGTCGTCCGTCGGGTCACCGAGGTAGGTGCCGACGCCGACGCTGGAGACGACGCCCGGGCCGAACCGTCTGAAGTAGGTGCGACCGAACTCCTCGCCGAAGCGGTCGCGGAACCGCCAGGTGTCGTCTGCGGTGGCCATACGGCGGGTTCGCCCGGCCGGGTGTTGAACCGTTCGCTCGCCGGCTCGTCGACCCGGCGGCTCGCCCGCTCGCCGGCTCGTCGACGCGGCGGCTCACCGACTCACCGCACGTCGTCGTACACGTCCGCCAACACGTCGACGGCGTGGTCGGCACTGGCGACGGAGCGGTCGTCCAGACAGTTCCGTCGGAGCCGTTCGCGGTTCGCCAGCGCTCGGTCGACGGCGTCGGCGAACGCGGCGGTGTCGCCGGGCGGGAAGTGGAGGCCGTTGTGGCCGTCGTCGACGGTGTCGGCGAGGGCGCCGGCGTCGACGCCGACGACGGGGGTGCCGCAGGCGGTCGCCTCCAGCGCGACGAGCCCCTGCGTCTCGACGGGCGAGGGGAACAGGAACGCGTCCAGCGCGGAGTAGAACGTCGGCAGTTCCTCGCGGTCGAGGAAGCCGAGGAACCGGGTGTCGACGCCGTGGTCGTCGGCGGCGGCCGCGACGGCCTCTCGTGCGGGCCCCTCCCCGCCGAACACGAGCGTCGCGTCCGTCTCGGCGGCCGCGACCGCCGGCGGAATCGCATCGAGCTCCTTCTCGAACCCGTGGCGCCCCGTGTAGCCGACGAGCGGACCGTCGGGGAGGTCGTGGCGCTCGCGGAAGGCGGCCACGGCGTCGTCGCCGGCCGGGGAGAAGAACGCCGCGTCCACGCCGTTGGGGACGATCCGGACGGGGCTGTCCACGCCGATCTCGCGGAGGTGTTCGCGGGCGGGCTCGCTGGGGGCGACGACCACGTCCGCGCGGTTCATGAACCACCGTTCGTACCGACGGGCGGACCCCTCCACGACGGACGCGACCGGGCCGCGGGCGAGGTAGTCGGCGTACTCCGCAGTCGGGGTGTGGTAGGAGGCGACCAACGGAGCGTCGATCCGGCGCGCGAGGTACAGTGCCGACAACCCCAGCCCGAACGGGGTGTGGGCGTGGACCACCTCTGGCTCCGGCCGTCGGACGGAGTCGGGCACGCCCGGCAGCCCGAACCGGAACCCCTCGTAGAAGGGGAACCCGAAGCTGCGGGTAGGGTGTTCGCCCGCACCGCGGTCCGGGTCGTAGCTGGGCGCCTCCGGGAACACTACGTCCATCCGTCCGCCGCGGTCGAGCCACCGGTCGCGCCAGGTACTGACAGTGTAGGTGACGCCGTTCACCGTCGGGAGGTACGTGTCGGTGAAGGCGGCGACACTGTGCATCCGGGCGGGGGTATCCCGCCTCGCCTGTAAACCGTTGTGATACGCGACGACGACGCCGACACGACACTCCCGCGGAGTAGTTCACGAACCACACAACACTTTTTGCCGGGGGTGGCGTACCCTCGGGGGATGCCGGACGCTATGAGCGACTACCTCGGCCGGGAGATGACGTGTGAGGGGTTGTTGGACTGTTTTCACGGGCTGAAGGATCTCGACCGAGAGGTGTTCGAGGTGCTCGCGGCCGCCGAGACGGCGATGACCGTCGACGACGTCGCCGAGGCGGTCGACCGGGAGCGTTCGACCGCCTACCGCTCCGTACGCCGACTCGTCGAGGCGGGTGTGGTGGAGCGTGAACAGATCAACTACGACGACGGCGGGTACTACCACGTGTTCGCCCCCCGGCCGGCCGACGAGGTGGCCGACGAGATGCAACGGATGCTCAACGAGTGTTACGCCAAGATGGGCCAGCTCATCGGGGAGTTCCGCGAGGAGTACGACGAGGCCGACGCGCCCGTACCAGCGGAACACTGAGCCACCCCAACACTGACTACCCTCCAGGCAGTATTGTGCAGTGTGCAACAGAACGTCGGAGAGACGGACGGGCTCGCTCGCGTACTGGTCGGCGCCGTCGCCGGGGCCGTGTCGCTCGCAACACTCGTCGGCACGACCGGACTGCCGGCGCTCGTCGCCCCGGTCGCGGGGCTGGCCGCCGCGATCATGTTGTTCACCGGGCTGACGAGCAGCTGCCCGGCGTACAGTCTGTTGGGCGTGAACACGCTCCGCCGGTAGCTAGACCACCTCGACGACGCCGAGCATCCCCGCGCCGCGGTGGGGGGCGCAGTAGTACTCCACGACGCCAGTCTCTTCGAAGGTGTGTTCGTACGTCTTCCCCTCGACGACGTAGTAGCTGCTGGACAGCGTCCCGTCTTCGGCGGCGACGTTGTGTCGGCCGCCCTGGCCGGTCCACTCCCAGCGGACGGTCGTGCCGGTCGTCACCGTCACTGCCGCGGGGTCGAACGCCAGCCCCTGCCCGGCCCCGACGGCCACCGTGACCGTGTCCGTGTCCGTGCGGTCGGTGACGCCGTCGAACCCGTTCGCGTCCGCGAGGTAGCCGCCGTACGGTCCCTCGTTCGTCGACTCCAGACAGCCGGCCGCGGGGACGGCGACGGTCAGCGCCGCCAACAGTCGCCGCCGCGTCGGCCCCGTCTCCGTGTCTCTCATCGACCGTGTTACGGCCGCGACGGGCTTCACTCCCGTGGTGTCGTCTCGTGGCTTCCGGCGCGCGAAAGCTTTTGACAGACGCTGTCGTGTCACACACACATGGTGAATCTCGTCACCGAGGTGGCGGCGACGGCCGAAGCGCACCCGGACGCCCCGGCGGTCGCGTTCGACGGCCAGGAGTTCGACTACCGGGCGCTGTGGGGGCGGATCGGCGCGTTCGCGTCCGGGCTGGCGGACGCCGGCGTCGCCGCCGACGACCGGGTGGCGCTGTACCTGCCGAACCTCCCGCAGTTCGTCGTCGGCTTCCACGGCACCCTCCGAGCGGGCGCCGCGGTCGTTCCGACGAACCCCCAGTACAAGAGCCGGGAGATCGAGCACATCTTCGCCGACTCCGGCGCGAGTGTGGTGGTCACGCTCCCGGATCTGGTGCCGTTCGTGGAGGAGGTGCGCGAGGACACCCCGGTGGAGACGGTCGTCACCGTCGGCGACGAGACCGAGACCGGCGAGTCGTTCGAGTCGTTCCTCGGCGACCCGGGGTTCGAGACGGTCGCGCGCGACGACGACGACGTGGCGTGTCAGCCGTACACCTCCGGCACGACCGGCCAGCCGAAGGGTGTCCTCCTGAGCCACGAGAACCTCCGGTCGAACGCGGCGGTGTCGACGACGCTCGCACCCGACGACGGGATACGGTCGTCCGACCGGATGCTGGGCGTCCTCCCCCTGTTCCACATCTACGGCATGACTGTGACCATGAACGCCACGTTGTTCGCCGGCGGGACGTACGCCCCGTTGCCCGCCTGGGACGTCGAACAGGCGTTGTCGACGATTCAGGCGACCGGCGTGACGGTGTTCCACGGCGTGCCGGCGATGTACAACGACATCGTCACGACGGACGGGGGCGAGGCGGACCTCTCCGGGCTCCGGCTGTGTGGCGTCGGCGGCTCCGGCATCCCCGAGGAGGTGCTCCGGCGGTTCGAGGAACTGTACGACGCGGAGATCTACGAGGGGTACGGGCTGACGGAGACGAGCCCGGTGACACACTTCAACACCCCCGACGCGGGGCGTCGCGTCGGCTCCATCGGTAAGTCACTCCCGGGGATCGACGCACGCGTCGTCGACGAGTCGTTCGACGCCGTCGCCCCCGTGTCGGAGGGGCCCGTCGACGAGTCCGAGACGGATCTGGACGGCGTCACCGGGGAGATCGTCGTCAGCGGGCCGAACGTCTGTCTGGGCTACCACGACCGACCGGCGGCCAACGAGACATCGTTCACGGAGGCGGACGGCGAGCGGTGGTTCCACACGGGTGACGTGGGCTACCACGACGAGGACGGCTTCTTCTACGTCGTCGACCGCGAGAAACACGTCATCGTCACCGGCGGCTACAACGTCTACCCCCGCGAGGTGGAAGAGCTGTTGTTCGAACACGAGGCGGTCGCGGACGCGGCCGTCGTCGGCGTCCCGGACGAGCGCCGCGGGGAGACGGTTCGGGCGTTCGTCGTGCCGACGCCCGACGCCGAGGCGACGCCAGAGGAGCTGAAACAGTACTGCCTCGACAGCCTCGCGGAGTACAAACACCCCCGCGAGATCGAGTTCGTCGAGGAGCTCCCCCGCACCACGACCGGGAAGGTCCAGAAGTTCGAGCTGGTCGAGGAGTCGGAGTGAACGGACGACGGCAAGCCTGAAGTACAGTGCCGGGACCACTCCGGTCCCGTGGACGACTCGGACACGACGCCGGAGGACGACGAGCCGCACGGTGACGACACAGGGGGTGACGGAAACAGAGAGACCCGGCTCCGAGACGTTCGACGGGCGGCCGTCGTGGCAGTTTCGACGGTCGTCGGGCTGTGCGTCGACTGGGTCGAACGCCGGAGCCGTCTCTCGCAGTTGTTGCTCGGCGGTCTGATAGCCGTCTCGTCGGAAGCGACGGTCCCGGTCCTCCAACGGCTCGGTGCGCTCGCGCTGGCGAACCTCTCGTCGGTGACCGCGACCAGTTGGCTCTCGATGCTCGTCGGGACGCAGATCGGACAGACTGTGGTTCAGATGCAGAAACTTGATAAGATAGGTGAAGAAATGGAGGCTATGGAGGCGGACACGGGAACCACGGAGACGGACGGTGGCCGCCCCGCCCGCTCGTGGCGAACCGGCGGCGGGATCATCGGCGGTGCCATCGCTGGGGCCGGCTTCGGCTCGTCGTTCGGAACACGGGGACTCTTCGTCGGACTGGCCGTCGGTATCGTACTGGGCGACACCTTCGAGGAGTGGCTGTTGTCGTCGTGACCGACGACTCCGGCAGAGGCAAGTCCCCCCGCGACCACCCGCCTGACGATGGCGACCGACGAGATTCCCGACGAGACGGACCACACCGGCACCGACCGCGTCGAACTCACCCGCGACCCGGAGAGCCGGATCGCGCGCGTCACGCTGACTGACCCGGATCGACGCAACGCCCTGTCGACGGAGCTGGCGAGCGGCGTCGTCGCCGCCTTAGACCGCTTGGAGGGGACGGACACTCGGTGTGTCGTCGTCGCGGGTGAGGAGTCGGCGTTCTCCGCCGGCGGCGACGTGGAGGCGATGGTGGAACGCGCCGACGCCGACGAGCCGTTGGACGACGCCGTCAGACACGTGATCCAGGACACCGGGCGGTGTGTCCGGCGGCTGTACGAGTCGGAGTTCCCGACCGTGGCGAAGGTGACCGGGCCGGCGTTCGGCGCCGGGGCGAACCTGGCCATCGCCGCCGACGTGCTCCTGTTCCACGCCGACGCCCGGATCGGCTTCGGCTTCCGCAACGTCGGACTGGCGGTGGACTCCGGCACCTCCTTCCTCCTGCCGCGGCTCGTCGGCGACAACGTCGCCGCCGAACTGGTGTACACGGGTGAACTGCTGGACGCCGACCGCGCGCTGGAGCTCGGGATCGCCAACCACGTCTTCGACGCCGAGACGTTCGAGCGGGAGGCGGAGGCGCTGATCGAGGAGATCGCGTCCGGGCCCTCCGTCGCCTTACGTACCTCGAAGCGACTGCTCCGGGCCGACAGCCCGTCGCTCGGGCAGGCGATCCGCAACGAGGCGAGCGCGCAGGCGGCCGTGTTCGACACCCAAGACCACGCCGAGGGGGTCTCGGCGTTCGTGGAGAAACGAGAGCCGGAGTTCGAGGGGCGTTAGCCGAAACTGATAGTTGGTGTCCGTCCGGCTAGAACGGTGTGGGCAAGAAGATCTCCTCGAATCAGGCGCTGGAACAACGTTCCCGGACGGAACTGAAGTCGGCGTTCGAGGGCTGGGCCGTTAACGACTTAGAGAACGACTTCGGGCTCGACTTCGTCGTTCAACTGGCGAGCCCGGCCAGGCGAGAGGAGGAACAGCACACCGAACTGACACCGTTCAGCTGTTATGTCCAACTGAAGGCCGCCGAGTCGTTCGACGGCGGAGAGTCCGTCAGCCGTTCGATCAGCACCGATCTGTTCGACTCCTACTGGGGGAGTCCGGTCCCGATCGCCTTCGTGTTCTACGAAGACTCGACAGGGGACCTCTACTACCAGTTCCTGCAAGACATCGTCTGGACCGACCTCTGGGAGTCGACACCGACGTGGCGGACACAGGAGACGGTGACCGTTCGGATCGACAGGGACCGACAGCTGACGGACAGAGACGACTTCGGGGAGGCGGTCGAGGCGTGCCAGCGACGGATCGAGACACGTCGGTACAGGCAGCAGTTGGTCGAATCGGCGCTTAGCGAGCGTGTCGGTGGAAGAGGGGCCCTCGCCGGAACAGAGCATGTAATGGCCTACTTCGCTAACATCGTTGACAACGGTCCTCTTCCATACGAACTGAAACCGATACGACAATGTCTGAGCGAACTCGCCCCGCTTGACTTTCACACCACCGTCACGGGATGTGATCCGGCTGCACCGTTGTTCACCCTGTACGACTGCTGCCGGGTGGCGGCCCGCATTTGCACGGACGAAGTCCCAGAGATGGCCGAGTTCTTCTCGGGGTACGCAGACCGAACCCGCGCGTCCCTACGACACTGGCTCGTCGGGAACGTCTACCTGAACTGTGAGATAGACGAGACGTTCGTGATGCTCGACGTGTACGAACTCACCCAGGAACCGACCGAATTCGGTCTCTGGATGGCAACACAGCAGTACGAGGACGGAGTGTTCTGGGACGAGAACCCACGATCGATCTGCAACACACCGACCTACAAGCTCGTTGAACAGGTCCCGTACGAGGAGGCGACTGCTCCACACAACGCCTGTGAGGAGGGCGACCACGAGATGATCGTCACAAGCCCAGACGGTATCGATCCGTTTCTCTCCTGTGAGCGCTGCGGCCTCTCGATGGATGTTCTGTGTGAAACCCCGTGCCATGTGCCTGAACTGACGTGTAACCGATGCGGTGAGAACACCCTCGGAGAAGTAGTCGACGAGTCGGGGGTATACTGTAATGCCTGTGCGGCCAATCGGCGCTAAACCGCCTCGAAGGCGTGCCGGACGACCTCGCTGTCGTCGTCCCACTCGAAGTTGCCGCCGTGGACCATCTTCATCCGGCGCTTGTACGCCTCTAAGTCCTCGGAGCCTTCCGCCTGTGCGTCCTCGTCGGTGAGGTCGCCCAGGGTGCGGTGGGTGATATCCGTCACCTCGAAGGTGGTGCCGTCGATCTCGAAGGTGTCACCCTCCTCCGCGTAGGCGTGGCCGCGGTGGAGCTGTGTCACCTCGCCGTCGGCCGCCATCTGTTGGACGCGCTCGTTGGGCAGCATTTCGCCGGGGTCGATCTCTGCCATACGTTCGTCTGTGGGCTCCGGCACCGAAACGGTGTCGCCACGCGACGGGATCGGCGCCGTGGGGCGATCCCGACGCGAGCGGGATAACAAGGTTTTCGGGGGGACCACACCACCGAGAGAGTATGACCGACTACACCGTGGAGTTCGTCGGGACCGGCGAGGAGATCACGGTCTCGGACACGGAGACGATCCTCGCGGCGTGTCTCGACGCCGGGATCGCCCAGGAGTACTCCTGTCGCGTCGGTATGTGTCTGGCGTGTTCCGCGGAGATCGTCGAGGGCGAGGTGAACCAACGGGTCGCCGTCGCGCGGGCGCTCACGGAGGAGGAAGCAGAGGAGTACGCTCTGACGTGTATGGCGCGACCGGCGTCGGACCTGAAGCTGGACCGCGGGACGTACCCCCCGAGCATCGAGGGCGACGGCCGCGTCGAAGGCGAGGAGACGGCGGCCGCCGACGACTGATCCGGTTCGGGCCCGGAGTCGACGCCAGTCTCGGAGTCGACGCCAGTCTCGAACTCAATCCCCGGCGACGGCGCAGTTGTTCGGCCCGAGTTCCGCCTCGAACGCGTGGTCGTCGTCCATCGACCGCCGGCCGAGGTTGGTCGCCACAATCTCCGAGAAGTTGCTCGGCCGCGGCGGCAGCTCCGCGGAGACGGCGTCGACGAACGCCCCACGAGAGAGCGACAGGAGATCGAAGCCGAGATCGCCGACGCGGGCGGTGAAGGCACCGTCGCGGGTGTTCGCCACGTCGGCGGCGTGTCCCGGCGCGAGGACGGTGTGGTCGGGAACGGCCAGCAGTCGGTCGTGGAGGCTGTCGTAGGCGGCGGCCGCGAGGTCGCGGGCGGGCTCGCCGGCGCCCGCCTCCAGGTCCGGCCGGCCGACGCTCGTCGTGAACAGTGCGTCGCCGGAGAACAGGTGTTCGAGGCCG belongs to Halobaculum sp. MBLA0143 and includes:
- a CDS encoding long-chain fatty acid--CoA ligase — its product is MVNLVTEVAATAEAHPDAPAVAFDGQEFDYRALWGRIGAFASGLADAGVAADDRVALYLPNLPQFVVGFHGTLRAGAAVVPTNPQYKSREIEHIFADSGASVVVTLPDLVPFVEEVREDTPVETVVTVGDETETGESFESFLGDPGFETVARDDDDVACQPYTSGTTGQPKGVLLSHENLRSNAAVSTTLAPDDGIRSSDRMLGVLPLFHIYGMTVTMNATLFAGGTYAPLPAWDVEQALSTIQATGVTVFHGVPAMYNDIVTTDGGEADLSGLRLCGVGGSGIPEEVLRRFEELYDAEIYEGYGLTETSPVTHFNTPDAGRRVGSIGKSLPGIDARVVDESFDAVAPVSEGPVDESETDLDGVTGEIVVSGPNVCLGYHDRPAANETSFTEADGERWFHTGDVGYHDEDGFFYVVDREKHVIVTGGYNVYPREVEELLFEHEAVADAAVVGVPDERRGETVRAFVVPTPDAEATPEELKQYCLDSLAEYKHPREIEFVEELPRTTTGKVQKFELVEESE
- a CDS encoding enoyl-CoA hydratase/isomerase family protein, which gives rise to MATDEIPDETDHTGTDRVELTRDPESRIARVTLTDPDRRNALSTELASGVVAALDRLEGTDTRCVVVAGEESAFSAGGDVEAMVERADADEPLDDAVRHVIQDTGRCVRRLYESEFPTVAKVTGPAFGAGANLAIAADVLLFHADARIGFGFRNVGLAVDSGTSFLLPRLVGDNVAAELVYTGELLDADRALELGIANHVFDAETFEREAEALIEEIASGPSVALRTSKRLLRADSPSLGQAIRNEASAQAAVFDTQDHAEGVSAFVEKREPEFEGR
- a CDS encoding DUF4365 domain-containing protein, encoding MGKKISSNQALEQRSRTELKSAFEGWAVNDLENDFGLDFVVQLASPARREEEQHTELTPFSCYVQLKAAESFDGGESVSRSISTDLFDSYWGSPVPIAFVFYEDSTGDLYYQFLQDIVWTDLWESTPTWRTQETVTVRIDRDRQLTDRDDFGEAVEACQRRIETRRYRQQLVESALSERVGGRGALAGTEHVMAYFANIVDNGPLPYELKPIRQCLSELAPLDFHTTVTGCDPAAPLFTLYDCCRVAARICTDEVPEMAEFFSGYADRTRASLRHWLVGNVYLNCEIDETFVMLDVYELTQEPTEFGLWMATQQYEDGVFWDENPRSICNTPTYKLVEQVPYEEATAPHNACEEGDHEMIVTSPDGIDPFLSCERCGLSMDVLCETPCHVPELTCNRCGENTLGEVVDESGVYCNACAANRR
- a CDS encoding ASCH domain-containing protein, whose product is MAEIDPGEMLPNERVQQMAADGEVTQLHRGHAYAEEGDTFEIDGTTFEVTDITHRTLGDLTDEDAQAEGSEDLEAYKRRMKMVHGGNFEWDDDSEVVRHAFEAV
- a CDS encoding 2Fe-2S iron-sulfur cluster-binding protein — protein: MTDYTVEFVGTGEEITVSDTETILAACLDAGIAQEYSCRVGMCLACSAEIVEGEVNQRVAVARALTEEEAEEYALTCMARPASDLKLDRGTYPPSIEGDGRVEGEETAAADD